GAACGCACCGCTCGGCCCAATGATCCCAACAAGTATTTCATGGTCTCGTGTGATAGCCACACCAATGAGCCCGCCGATCTGTGGCGGCAGCGTTTGGAGGCGAAGTATCTCGAACGCCTGCCCAAGATCGAAGTCGATGAGAACGGCGTGAAGTGGCAAGTCTCCGAAGGCTGGCAGAAGTCGCGCTTGCACGACACCGTGTTCCACGGTGAAGACCTCGAACGCCAGAAGTCTGGTGCTGATCCCGAACAGCGCCTCAAAGACATGGCGCGTGATGGTGTCGATGCCGAGATCATCTTTCCCAACAAAGGGCTGATGATGTGGGCGACACCGGACCCGCAATTCGCCATGGCGCAGTGTCGTATCTACAACGACTGGGCGTGGGAAACCTTCGGCAAGTACAATGATCGTATGTCACCGATGGCGGCGGTTGCGACAGGTGAGCTCGAAGGTTCAATTGCTGAAATTCATCGCGTGGCCAAGATGGGCTATCGTGGCTTGACGTTACCCTGCAAACCGATCTTCGGTGGGTACGATGCCAAGCAGCCGAACTATAATCTGCAAATGTTTGACCCGTTGTGGGCAGCGATTCAGGAGACTGGGCTGCCGATTACTTTCCATATCTCTACTGGCCGCGACCCGCGCGTG
The window above is part of the Deltaproteobacteria bacterium genome. Proteins encoded here:
- a CDS encoding amidohydrolase is translated as MLDAPNQWRLETPGHAGWERTARPNDPNKYFMVSCDSHTNEPADLWRQRLEAKYLERLPKIEVDENGVKWQVSEGWQKSRLHDTVFHGEDLERQKSGADPEQRLKDMARDGVDAEIIFPNKGLMMWATPDPQFAMAQCRIYNDWAWETFGKYNDRMSPMAAVATGELEGSIAEIHRVAKMGYRGLTLPCKPIFGGYDAKQPNYNLQMFDPLWAAIQETGLPITFHISTGRDPRVARKDGGAVINYVSHSLAPTVEPIANMCASGVLERFPQLKFAAIECGIGWVAWAISAMDEAYKKHHMWRWPTLKKLPSDYFREHGYASFQEDQVGIDLAVKYNLVGNCLWANDYPHHEGSWPHSAEAIERQMGDLSDKNRAKILGLNAAKLFKFEVPKVYLANYGETLH